The Engystomops pustulosus chromosome 1, aEngPut4.maternal, whole genome shotgun sequence genome has a window encoding:
- the LOC140117791 gene encoding UDP-glucuronosyltransferase 3A1-like isoform X1, producing the protein MAGGRAPRVLILLCILHLHCLQGAKILTISLVGGSHYLLMDEVSRILQDNGHDVRMFRHNYRNLPGFEMTSVPYAVSTYNMEEKYINEYEEFFNEFQREYFMGKEGPQPLLNLITIYAKHCRLYMNQTDILDFLKQENYDIAIVDPFNPCHFLIVEKLGIPYIVFFPGSFSFSLAFGLPSPPSYVPMFLSGFTDRMNFLERVKNTFLYLGSYMVEIKKEEIFRGVIEEHFPPDSRPTLSDLYHKAELWIYNMDFSIEFARPLLPHIQYIVGLNAKPPKPLSQDLEDFIAESGDSGFILVTLGSMVSTIPRMDLIKEMNSAFASVPQKIIWRYKASQWPKDLKLAPNVRLLDWVNQNDLLGHPKMRLLVTHGGLNSLTEAVYHGVPVLAIPIFADQPDNVVRIKAKHMGEYIPFYKIKSKKFADIIRKIVEDRSYKTAAMKQSIIMRSRPFPPDQQLLGWVEHIIRSGGGGHLRPYSYQQPWYQQLLLDVILFIFSCVALIIYIIVKLIRFLLHLLCSRKKLKQN; encoded by the exons ATGGCAGGCGGCAGGGCACCTcgtgtcctcatcctcctctgtatattacaccttcACTGTCTACAAGGAGCCAAGATCCTGACCATAAGTCTTGTCG GTGGAAGCCATTATCTCTTAATGGATGAAGTTTCACGGATTCTACAAGACAACGGACATGATGTCAGGATGTTCCGCCACAATTACCGGAATTTGCCAG GATTTGAGATGACGTCTGTCCCATATGCAGTGTCCACATATAACATGGAGGAAAAATACATCAATGAGTATGAAGAGTTTTTCAATGAGTTTCAGAGAGAATACTTCATGGGCAA AGAGGGGCCCCAGCCTTTGTTAAACTTGATAACAATATATGCAAAGCATTGCCGCCTCTACATGAACCAGACGGATATTTTGGACTTTCTGAAGCAGGAAAACTATGACATTGCCATCGTGGATCCATTCAACCCTTGCCACTTCTTGATTGTGGAGAAGCTTGGTATTCCATACATTGTTTTCTTTCCTGGATCTTTTTCTTTTTCGTTGGCCTTTGGGTTGCCGAGCCCTCCATCCTATGTGCCAATGTTCCTCTCAGGTTTTACTGATCGCATGAATTTCCTGGAACGTGTGAAAAACACTTTTCTGTACCTGGGCTCCTATATGGTGGAGATTAAGAAGGAAGAGATATTCCGCGGAGTCATTGAAGAACATTTTCCTCCTGACTCTAGACCTACATTGAGTGACCTCTACCATAAAGCGGAGCTCTGGATATACAATATGGATTTCAGCATTGAATTTGCCCGTCCTCTTCTTCCTCACATTCAATATATTGTTGGATTGAATGCAAAGCCGCCTAAACCATTGTCACAG GATCTAGAAGACTTCAtagctgagtcaggagactctgggTTTATCCTGGTAACACTTGGCTCAATGGTTTCCACTATCCCGAGAATGGATCTTATTAAGGAGATGAATTCTGCATTTGCTAGTGTCCCACAGAAGATCATCTGGAGATATAAGGCTTCACAATGGCCGAAGGACCTGAAACTGGCCCCCAACGTTAGGCTTTTGGACTGGGTGAACCAGAATGATTTGCTAG GACATCCAAAGATGCGCCTCCTGGTGACACACGGTGGATTGAACAGCTTGACGGAGGCCGTGTATCATGGGGTCCCAGTTTTGGCAATCCCAATTTTTGCCGATCAGCCAGACAATGTAGTCCGAATTAAAGCAAAACATATGGGAGAATATAttccattttataaaataaagtcCAAGAAATTTGCTGATATAATCCGGAAAATAGTTGAAGACAGAAG TTACAAGACGGCAGCCATGAAGCAGAGCATCATCATGCGCTCACGTCCGTTCCCCCCCGACCAGCAGTTATTGGGATGGGTGGAGCACATCATCCGCTCCGGTGGAGGCGGCCATCTTAGACCCTATTCTTACCAGCAGCCCTGGTATCAGCAGCTTCTCCTGGACGTCATCCTCTTCATCTTCTCCTGTGTCGCTCTGATCATCTACATCATCGTGAAACTTATCAGATTTCTTCTTCACCTCCTGTGTTCCAGAAAGAAACTGAAACAAAATTGA
- the LOC140117791 gene encoding UDP-glucuronosyltransferase 3A1-like isoform X2, with product MDEVSRILQDNGHDVRMFRHNYRNLPGFEMTSVPYAVSTYNMEEKYINEYEEFFNEFQREYFMGKEGPQPLLNLITIYAKHCRLYMNQTDILDFLKQENYDIAIVDPFNPCHFLIVEKLGIPYIVFFPGSFSFSLAFGLPSPPSYVPMFLSGFTDRMNFLERVKNTFLYLGSYMVEIKKEEIFRGVIEEHFPPDSRPTLSDLYHKAELWIYNMDFSIEFARPLLPHIQYIVGLNAKPPKPLSQDLEDFIAESGDSGFILVTLGSMVSTIPRMDLIKEMNSAFASVPQKIIWRYKASQWPKDLKLAPNVRLLDWVNQNDLLGHPKMRLLVTHGGLNSLTEAVYHGVPVLAIPIFADQPDNVVRIKAKHMGEYIPFYKIKSKKFADIIRKIVEDRSYKTAAMKQSIIMRSRPFPPDQQLLGWVEHIIRSGGGGHLRPYSYQQPWYQQLLLDVILFIFSCVALIIYIIVKLIRFLLHLLCSRKKLKQN from the exons ATGGATGAAGTTTCACGGATTCTACAAGACAACGGACATGATGTCAGGATGTTCCGCCACAATTACCGGAATTTGCCAG GATTTGAGATGACGTCTGTCCCATATGCAGTGTCCACATATAACATGGAGGAAAAATACATCAATGAGTATGAAGAGTTTTTCAATGAGTTTCAGAGAGAATACTTCATGGGCAA AGAGGGGCCCCAGCCTTTGTTAAACTTGATAACAATATATGCAAAGCATTGCCGCCTCTACATGAACCAGACGGATATTTTGGACTTTCTGAAGCAGGAAAACTATGACATTGCCATCGTGGATCCATTCAACCCTTGCCACTTCTTGATTGTGGAGAAGCTTGGTATTCCATACATTGTTTTCTTTCCTGGATCTTTTTCTTTTTCGTTGGCCTTTGGGTTGCCGAGCCCTCCATCCTATGTGCCAATGTTCCTCTCAGGTTTTACTGATCGCATGAATTTCCTGGAACGTGTGAAAAACACTTTTCTGTACCTGGGCTCCTATATGGTGGAGATTAAGAAGGAAGAGATATTCCGCGGAGTCATTGAAGAACATTTTCCTCCTGACTCTAGACCTACATTGAGTGACCTCTACCATAAAGCGGAGCTCTGGATATACAATATGGATTTCAGCATTGAATTTGCCCGTCCTCTTCTTCCTCACATTCAATATATTGTTGGATTGAATGCAAAGCCGCCTAAACCATTGTCACAG GATCTAGAAGACTTCAtagctgagtcaggagactctgggTTTATCCTGGTAACACTTGGCTCAATGGTTTCCACTATCCCGAGAATGGATCTTATTAAGGAGATGAATTCTGCATTTGCTAGTGTCCCACAGAAGATCATCTGGAGATATAAGGCTTCACAATGGCCGAAGGACCTGAAACTGGCCCCCAACGTTAGGCTTTTGGACTGGGTGAACCAGAATGATTTGCTAG GACATCCAAAGATGCGCCTCCTGGTGACACACGGTGGATTGAACAGCTTGACGGAGGCCGTGTATCATGGGGTCCCAGTTTTGGCAATCCCAATTTTTGCCGATCAGCCAGACAATGTAGTCCGAATTAAAGCAAAACATATGGGAGAATATAttccattttataaaataaagtcCAAGAAATTTGCTGATATAATCCGGAAAATAGTTGAAGACAGAAG TTACAAGACGGCAGCCATGAAGCAGAGCATCATCATGCGCTCACGTCCGTTCCCCCCCGACCAGCAGTTATTGGGATGGGTGGAGCACATCATCCGCTCCGGTGGAGGCGGCCATCTTAGACCCTATTCTTACCAGCAGCCCTGGTATCAGCAGCTTCTCCTGGACGTCATCCTCTTCATCTTCTCCTGTGTCGCTCTGATCATCTACATCATCGTGAAACTTATCAGATTTCTTCTTCACCTCCTGTGTTCCAGAAAGAAACTGAAACAAAATTGA